The following proteins are encoded in a genomic region of Clostridium kluyveri:
- the murA gene encoding UDP-N-acetylglucosamine 1-carboxyvinyltransferase has product MSKIVIKGGSSLHGEVNISAAKNSVLPIIAASILSGDKCIIDNVPMLEDVFVISNILKSISADVIIDKNLNKIIIDTSNISYCDPCSELVKKMRASFLIMGPMISRFGGFKLCLPGGCNIGSRPIDLHLKGFAALGAKVNVEHGFVEAKAKKLIGNKIYLDFPSVGATENIMMAAVTAEGETIIENAAEEPEIKDLADFLNSMGANITGAGSRAIHIKGVKNLKGSSHSPICDRIESGTFMVAAAITKSKIRINGINEEYLKPIIAKLTEAGVYIKCEGNSLIVDGNRELNPIDIKTMPYPGFPTDMQSQVTGLLSTVKGTSIITETIFENRFMHVMEMKRMGANIKIDGRSAVIEGVDKLTGAEVKATDLRAGAALILCGLAAEGKTEVIDIYHIDRGYVDIEKKLKSLGADIERVNE; this is encoded by the coding sequence ATGAGTAAAATAGTAATTAAGGGGGGAAGTAGCCTCCATGGAGAAGTTAACATCAGTGCTGCTAAAAATTCAGTATTGCCCATTATAGCGGCTTCCATTTTAAGTGGAGATAAATGCATTATAGATAATGTTCCAATGTTGGAAGATGTTTTTGTAATAAGTAATATATTAAAAAGTATATCTGCAGATGTAATTATAGATAAAAATTTAAATAAGATTATTATAGATACTTCTAATATAAGTTATTGCGATCCCTGTAGTGAACTAGTGAAAAAAATGAGGGCGTCATTTTTAATAATGGGACCTATGATATCCAGATTTGGAGGATTTAAATTATGTCTTCCTGGAGGGTGTAATATTGGATCTAGACCAATAGATTTACATTTAAAAGGATTTGCTGCTCTTGGTGCAAAGGTAAATGTAGAGCATGGATTTGTGGAAGCAAAAGCTAAAAAATTAATAGGAAATAAAATATATTTGGATTTTCCATCAGTAGGGGCTACAGAAAATATAATGATGGCAGCAGTAACTGCTGAAGGGGAAACTATAATAGAAAATGCAGCGGAAGAACCGGAAATAAAGGATCTGGCAGACTTTTTGAATAGTATGGGTGCAAATATTACTGGTGCAGGGTCTAGAGCTATTCACATAAAAGGAGTAAAAAATTTAAAAGGAAGTAGTCATAGCCCCATATGTGATAGGATAGAGTCAGGAACATTTATGGTAGCTGCAGCTATAACAAAAAGTAAGATTAGAATAAATGGTATAAATGAGGAATATTTAAAGCCTATAATTGCTAAACTTACTGAGGCAGGGGTATATATAAAATGCGAGGGAAATAGTTTAATTGTAGATGGAAATAGAGAATTAAATCCTATAGATATTAAGACCATGCCTTATCCAGGATTTCCTACTGATATGCAATCACAAGTAACTGGTTTATTAAGTACAGTTAAAGGTACAAGTATTATAACTGAAACCATTTTTGAAAATAGATTTATGCATGTAATGGAAATGAAAAGAATGGGAGCAAATATAAAGATAGATGGAAGAAGTGCAGTTATAGAAGGAGTTGATAAGCTTACAGGAGCAGAAGTAAAAGCTACGGATCTCAGAGCTGGTGCAGCACTCATACTTTGTGGATTAGCAGCAGAAGGAAAAACAGAAGTTATAGATATATATCATATAGATAGAGGATATGTAGATATTGAAAAAAAATTAAAATCATTAGGAGCTGATATTGAAAGGGTAAATGAATAA
- a CDS encoding F0F1 ATP synthase subunit epsilon: MAEVLKLTILTPDREFYKGEVLEVITDSIQGNITILPGHMPLITTLKSTDTRIIEKGGKELKAFTSNGILEIKNNELKILCDVCEWPEEIDLKRAEEAKRRAEQRLAHKKDGIDVKRAQLALNRALARINLLK, from the coding sequence ATGGCAGAAGTTCTGAAATTAACTATCCTTACTCCTGATAGAGAATTTTATAAAGGAGAGGTATTAGAAGTAATAACAGATAGCATTCAAGGTAATATAACTATTCTTCCGGGACATATGCCTTTAATTACTACTTTGAAATCCACAGATACTCGTATAATAGAAAAAGGCGGCAAGGAATTAAAGGCATTTACCTCAAATGGAATATTAGAAATAAAAAATAATGAATTGAAAATCTTATGTGATGTTTGTGAATGGCCAGAAGAAATAGACTTAAAAAGAGCAGAAGAGGCCAAAAGAAGAGCGGAACAAAGATTGGCCCATAAAAAAGATGGAATAGATGTAAAGAGAGCACAGCTAGCGTTAAATAGGGCCTTAGCTAGAATTAATCTACTAAAATAA
- the atpD gene encoding F0F1 ATP synthase subunit beta yields MPNIGKVVQVIGPVVDIKFDEENLPDIYNAISIESGNAKIITEVAQHLGDDIVRTISMESTDGLMRGMDALDTGAPISVPVGKPVLGRLFNMLGQPIDENGEVEADEYSPIHRPAPSFEDQSVKPEMFETGIKVIDLIAPYQKGGKIGLFGGAGVGKTVIIQELINNIAKEHGGLSVFTGVGERTREGNDLYYEMQESGVINKTALVFGQMNEPPGARMRVALTGLTMAEHFRDEGQDVLLFIDNIFRFTQAGSEVSALLGRIPSAVGYQPTLATEMGSLQERITSTKHGSITSVQAVYVPADDLTDPAPATTFTHLDATTVLSRSISEIGIYPAVDPLASTSRILDPRVVGEEHYKVASDVKHILERYSELQDIIAILGVDELSEEDRLVVIRARRIQRFLSQPFSVAEQFTGYEGKYVPIKETIRGFKEILEGKYDDLPETAFLFKGSIDEVVESAKNMVKS; encoded by the coding sequence ATGCCTAATATAGGCAAGGTCGTTCAGGTTATAGGACCTGTAGTGGATATAAAATTTGATGAAGAAAACCTTCCAGATATATATAATGCCATAAGTATAGAATCGGGAAATGCAAAAATTATTACGGAAGTAGCACAGCACTTAGGTGATGATATAGTAAGAACTATATCTATGGAGAGTACAGATGGGTTGATGAGAGGCATGGATGCTTTAGATACTGGAGCACCTATATCTGTGCCTGTTGGAAAACCGGTTTTAGGGAGACTTTTTAATATGTTAGGGCAGCCTATTGATGAAAATGGAGAAGTAGAAGCAGATGAATATTCTCCTATTCATAGACCGGCACCAAGTTTTGAAGATCAATCTGTTAAACCTGAAATGTTTGAAACGGGTATCAAAGTTATTGATCTCATTGCACCATATCAAAAAGGTGGTAAAATAGGGTTGTTTGGCGGAGCAGGTGTAGGTAAGACAGTTATTATACAAGAACTTATAAATAATATTGCAAAAGAACATGGTGGATTATCTGTCTTTACGGGTGTAGGAGAAAGAACCAGAGAAGGTAATGATTTATACTATGAAATGCAGGAATCAGGAGTTATAAATAAAACTGCCTTAGTATTTGGACAAATGAATGAACCACCAGGTGCAAGAATGAGAGTTGCACTTACAGGGCTTACTATGGCGGAACACTTTAGAGATGAAGGACAGGATGTACTTTTATTTATAGATAACATATTCAGGTTTACTCAAGCAGGTTCGGAAGTTTCGGCATTACTTGGAAGAATACCTAGTGCTGTTGGATATCAACCCACACTTGCCACAGAAATGGGTTCTCTTCAAGAGAGAATAACTTCTACAAAACATGGATCTATTACTTCTGTTCAGGCAGTATATGTTCCAGCAGACGACTTAACAGATCCGGCACCAGCCACAACTTTTACACATCTTGATGCCACTACGGTGCTTTCAAGGTCTATATCAGAAATTGGTATTTATCCTGCAGTTGATCCACTAGCTTCAACATCAAGAATACTCGATCCTAGAGTTGTAGGGGAGGAACATTATAAAGTGGCTTCAGATGTTAAACATATACTTGAAAGATATAGTGAACTTCAAGATATTATAGCAATTTTAGGCGTAGACGAACTTTCAGAAGAAGATAGATTGGTAGTTATAAGAGCGAGAAGAATACAGAGATTTTTGTCACAGCCATTTTCTGTGGCAGAACAGTTTACAGGATATGAAGGAAAATATGTACCTATAAAAGAAACTATAAGAGGTTTTAAAGAAATACTTGAAGGTAAGTACGATGATTTACCAGAGACAGCTTTCTTGTTTAAGGGAAGCATAGATGAAGTTGTTGAATCTGCTAAAAATATGGTTAAAAGTTAA